From the genome of Streptomyces sp. NBC_01260, one region includes:
- a CDS encoding SpoIIE family protein phosphatase produces the protein MGSAVITARAAATFDPVGRSVATARAFVRDTLQGWGYTDVVDDAVVLTSELVTNAVVHAGTAADVLCLRTEDGVRVEIADHYPEREIPLQSTGPDFGSPDREGGRGLLLCAALASRWGVEYSPAHKHVWFQLDLPDRPVGIRSAGPLLPVDLLPVTDERVRVAVVQIDSLGAIAAWNDDAAYLFGYTSDQVTGKQLTDFTAWPQTPGTNTGIADALRLSRWEGSYGIRGADGRTIAVYGSHLRVRDTQGDPSTVCLLVREYERAVLQSPVRTPVSDPNTEIRKTDPFEVFIGSPAPDDLDGLLQRTVERARDMLDADAAFLLLATDDETELEVRATTGLPSARQRFARVPVEAGTGRYGSARMPAVHEDLDAVPGAVPLLGNTGMRSVVTVPLKVEGRLTGSLGVAAEAAGRYSNEEALRLQFAADRIALAVESARLGELERLRRGSLSFLVEASDLLAGTLDRDQTLALMAQMTVPTLATWCAVYTIADQSSDPYLSYVLHEDEELIDGLKALLSKISPPEPVPAPGARVWSAPSEAAHEAALRTSMRTIGLGDAGSLGAGIRTTLATAAAVGGETVVLPLVARNRVIGMLTLGKPSDDHFRQEILELAEDLSRRAALALDNARLYSERMAISQSLQRSLLPPGLPDVPNVEIEVIYRAAGEGNEVGGDFYDVFPIRDGAYGFAIGDVCGTGPEAAAVTGLARHALRLLAREGFGGPAVLERLNAAILDEGARSRFLTLLYGELWPQEDGSALLKVVCAGHPLPLRLRQDGSVEAAAEPQPLLGVIEDLELYEQTLTLDPGDVLLCVTDGVTERREGTRMLGDDGLAEVLATCTGLTAGAVASRILRAVERFAAEPASDDMAILAMRVPEPPAA, from the coding sequence ATGGGGAGTGCTGTGATCACGGCGCGCGCGGCTGCCACCTTCGACCCGGTCGGGCGCTCCGTCGCGACCGCCCGTGCCTTTGTCCGCGACACCCTCCAGGGGTGGGGATACACCGACGTCGTCGATGATGCCGTCGTCCTCACCAGCGAGCTCGTCACCAATGCGGTGGTCCACGCGGGCACCGCCGCGGACGTGCTGTGCCTTCGTACGGAGGACGGCGTCCGGGTCGAGATCGCCGACCACTATCCGGAACGCGAGATCCCGCTCCAGTCCACCGGCCCCGACTTCGGCAGCCCGGACCGGGAGGGCGGCCGCGGCCTGCTGCTGTGCGCCGCGCTCGCCTCCCGCTGGGGCGTCGAGTACTCCCCCGCGCACAAACACGTCTGGTTCCAGCTCGATCTCCCCGACCGCCCGGTGGGTATCCGCTCCGCGGGCCCGCTGCTCCCCGTCGACCTGCTCCCGGTCACCGACGAACGGGTCAGGGTCGCCGTCGTCCAGATCGACAGCCTGGGCGCCATCGCGGCATGGAACGACGACGCCGCGTACCTGTTCGGATACACGTCGGACCAGGTCACCGGCAAGCAGCTCACCGACTTCACCGCCTGGCCGCAGACGCCCGGCACCAACACCGGTATCGCCGACGCGCTGCGGCTCTCCCGCTGGGAGGGCAGCTACGGCATCCGGGGCGCCGACGGCCGCACCATCGCGGTCTACGGCTCCCACCTGCGCGTACGGGACACTCAGGGCGACCCCTCGACGGTCTGTCTGCTGGTCCGCGAATACGAGCGGGCGGTGCTCCAGTCGCCGGTGCGCACTCCGGTCTCCGACCCGAACACCGAGATCCGCAAGACGGACCCCTTCGAGGTCTTCATCGGCTCCCCCGCCCCCGACGACCTCGACGGTCTGCTCCAGCGCACCGTCGAGCGGGCACGCGACATGCTCGACGCCGACGCGGCGTTCCTGCTGCTGGCGACGGACGACGAGACCGAGCTGGAGGTGCGGGCCACGACCGGCCTGCCCTCCGCGCGCCAGCGCTTCGCCCGTGTCCCCGTCGAGGCCGGCACCGGGCGGTACGGCTCGGCGCGCATGCCCGCGGTCCACGAGGACCTCGACGCGGTCCCGGGCGCCGTCCCGCTGCTGGGCAACACCGGTATGCGTTCCGTGGTCACCGTCCCGCTGAAGGTCGAGGGCCGTCTCACGGGCTCCCTGGGCGTCGCCGCCGAGGCCGCCGGCCGGTACTCGAACGAGGAGGCCCTGCGCCTCCAGTTCGCGGCGGACCGCATCGCCCTGGCCGTCGAGTCCGCCCGCCTCGGCGAACTGGAACGGCTGCGCCGCGGTTCCCTCTCCTTCCTCGTCGAAGCGTCGGACCTCCTCGCGGGCACGCTCGACCGGGATCAGACCCTGGCCCTGATGGCTCAGATGACGGTCCCGACCCTGGCCACCTGGTGCGCCGTCTACACGATCGCCGACCAGTCCTCGGACCCGTACCTCTCGTACGTGCTGCACGAGGACGAGGAGCTCATCGACGGCCTCAAGGCCCTTCTCTCCAAGATCTCCCCGCCGGAACCGGTGCCGGCCCCCGGCGCCCGTGTCTGGTCCGCTCCGTCCGAGGCAGCCCACGAGGCAGCCCTGCGCACCTCGATGCGCACCATCGGCCTGGGCGACGCCGGAAGCCTGGGCGCGGGTATCCGTACAACGCTTGCCACTGCGGCCGCGGTGGGCGGGGAGACGGTCGTCCTTCCGCTCGTCGCCCGCAACCGTGTCATCGGGATGCTCACGCTCGGCAAACCGTCCGACGACCATTTCCGCCAGGAGATCCTGGAACTGGCCGAGGACCTCTCCCGCCGGGCGGCGCTGGCTCTCGACAACGCCCGCCTCTACTCGGAGCGCATGGCGATCAGCCAGTCGCTGCAGCGCAGCCTGCTGCCGCCGGGACTGCCGGACGTACCCAATGTCGAGATCGAGGTCATCTACCGGGCAGCCGGTGAGGGCAACGAGGTGGGCGGCGACTTCTACGACGTCTTCCCGATCCGCGACGGTGCCTACGGTTTCGCCATCGGCGACGTCTGCGGCACCGGCCCGGAAGCGGCGGCCGTGACAGGCCTGGCCCGCCACGCCCTGCGTCTGCTCGCCCGCGAGGGCTTCGGCGGCCCCGCCGTCCTTGAGCGGCTGAACGCCGCCATCCTCGACGAGGGCGCCCGCAGCCGCTTCCTGACGCTGCTGTACGGGGAGCTGTGGCCCCAGGAGGACGGCAGTGCGCTGCTGAAGGTGGTCTGTGCGGGCCACCCGCTGCCGCTGCGCCTGCGCCAGGACGGGTCGGTCGAGGCCGCGGCGGAACCGCAGCCGCTGCTGGGCGTCATCGAGGACCTGGAGCTGTACGAGCAGACGTTGACCCTCGACCCGGGCGATGTGCTGCTGTGCGTGACCGACGGTGTCACCGAACGCCGTGAGGGCACCCGGATGCTCGGCGACGACGGCCTGGCGGAGGTACTGGCCACGTGCACGGGCCTTACGGCGGGTGCGGTGGCGTCACGCATCCTGCGGGCCGTCGAGCGGTTCGCCGCCGAACCGGCCTCGGACGACATGGCCATCCTCGCAATGCGCGTCCCCGAACCGCCGGCCGCATAG
- a CDS encoding HAMP domain-containing protein, translated as MKKQRNGTIEVDAAALNRLLAGLVAMRDGNFRRRLTVSGDGVMAEIAAVFNEVADRNVHLTGELARVRRVVGREGKLTERLETGACEGSWAAAIDASNELVDDLARPVSEVGRVLSAVADGDLEQRMELRSHVTDETVRPLRGEFLKVARTVNNLVDQLAAFTEQVTRVAVEVGTEGKLGGQAQVRGMSGSWKDLTDSVNTMAYRLTAQVRDIALVTTAVAKGDLSRKVTVHVAGEMLQLKNTVNTMVDQLSSFSSEVTRVAREVGTEGELGGQATVPGVAGVWKDLTDSVNTMAGNLTSQVRGIAEVTTAVANGDLSQKVRVSARGEVAQLAETINQMTETLRTFADEVTRVASEVGGGGVLGGQAQVPGAAGTWKDLTDSVNTVFRNLTTQVRDIAQVTTAVASGDMTQKVTVDVAGEMLELKNTVNTMVDQLQSFGSEVTRVAREVGVEGRLGGQAEVPGAAGTWKDLTDSVNTAFRNLTGQVRDIAQVTTAVANGDLSQKVTVDVAGEMLELKNTVNTMVAQLSSFADQVTRMARDVGTEGRLGGQARVDGVSGTWKELTDSVNFMAGNLTSQVRQIAQVTTAVARGDLSQKIDVDARGEILELKNTINTMVDQLSAFAEQVTRVAREVGTDGRLGGQAQVPGVAGVWRDLTDSVNGMAGNLTAQVRNIAQVATAVARGDLSQKIDVDARGEILELKNTLNTMVDQLSNFAEQVTRVAREVGTEGILGGQAEVQGVSGTWKDLTQSVNGMANNLTLQVRNIAEVTTAVAKGDLSKKITVDAKGEILELVTTVNTMVDQLMNFGDEVTRVAREVGTEGILGGQARVRGATGIWKDLSENVNLMANNLTSQVRNISRVSSAVANGDLTKKVTVEARGEVAELADTVNTMVTTLSSFADEVTRVAREVGTEGELGGQARVPGVAGTWKDLTESVNSMASNLTGQVRQIATVTTAIAKGDLTKKIDIDARGEIQELKNTINTMVDQLSSFAEQVTRVAREVGTEGQLGGQARVRDVDGTWRDLTESVNEMAGNLTRQVRAIAAVATAVTRGDLNLKIDVDAAGEIQALQDNINTMIANLRDTTATNKEQDWLKGNLARISGLMQGRRDLDDVASLIMSELTPVVSAQHGAFFLAMATGETDALGAEGDREGAYVLRMRGSYGYSAGSMPTSFRPGETLIGTAAEEKRTIQVDNVPPGYLKISSGLGEAPPAHVIVLPVLFEGKVLGVIELASFQPFTHIQRDFLNQLAEMIATSVNTISVNTTTEKLLEQSQELTEQLRDRSQELENRQKALQASNAELEEKAELLAQQNRDIEVKNTEIEEARQVLEERAEQLAVSMRYKSEFLANMSHELRTPLNSLLILAKLLADNAEGNLSPKQVEFAETIHGAGSDLLQLINDILDLSKVEAGKMDVSPTRIALVQLVDYVEATFRPLTAEKGLDFSVRVSPELPATLHTDEQRLLQVLRNLLSNAVKFTDSGAVELVIRHAGAEVPNAIREQLLEAGSLRDADADLIAFSVTDTGIGIASSKMLVIFEAFKQADGTTSRKYGGTGLGLSISREIARLLGGEIHAASEPGRGSTFTLYLPLHPSELPPQGYPQIGPGPIEAHGAAVESGRLPEAGQGLGESFQGFGRGTGQQGSGHDQSGTAELFRRRRKALGGTGQQPALPAPSAARSGPQEPWTPAVQEEPEVRRTFRFSGEKVLIVDDDIRNVFALTSVLEQHGLSVLYAENGREGIEVLEQHDDVTVVLMDIMMPEMDGYATTSAIRRMPQFAGLPIVALTAKAMKGDREKAIESGASDYVTKPVDPDHLLSVMEGWMRGE; from the coding sequence GTGAAGAAGCAGCGCAATGGAACCATCGAAGTCGACGCGGCAGCGCTCAACAGACTGCTGGCCGGTCTGGTGGCCATGCGTGACGGTAATTTCCGCAGGCGCCTGACCGTCTCCGGCGACGGTGTGATGGCGGAGATCGCGGCTGTCTTCAACGAAGTCGCGGACCGCAATGTCCACCTCACGGGTGAGCTCGCTCGGGTGCGGCGTGTGGTCGGACGGGAGGGCAAGCTCACCGAGCGGCTGGAGACGGGTGCCTGCGAAGGGTCCTGGGCCGCCGCCATCGATGCCTCCAACGAGCTGGTCGACGATCTCGCGCGCCCGGTCTCGGAGGTCGGACGGGTGCTGTCGGCGGTGGCCGACGGTGATCTGGAGCAGCGGATGGAGCTCCGGTCGCACGTCACCGACGAGACGGTACGGCCGCTGCGCGGCGAGTTCCTGAAGGTCGCCCGTACGGTCAACAACCTCGTCGACCAGCTGGCGGCGTTCACCGAGCAGGTGACGCGGGTCGCGGTCGAGGTGGGGACCGAGGGCAAGCTGGGCGGGCAGGCCCAGGTGCGCGGCATGTCCGGGTCCTGGAAGGACCTCACGGACTCCGTGAACACCATGGCGTACCGGCTGACGGCACAGGTGCGTGACATCGCCCTGGTGACGACGGCGGTCGCCAAGGGCGACCTGTCCCGGAAGGTCACCGTCCATGTGGCCGGCGAGATGCTTCAGCTGAAGAACACCGTCAACACCATGGTCGACCAGTTGTCGTCGTTCTCCTCCGAGGTGACCCGGGTCGCCCGCGAGGTGGGCACCGAGGGCGAGCTGGGCGGGCAGGCGACGGTGCCTGGGGTGGCCGGGGTGTGGAAGGACCTCACCGACTCCGTCAACACCATGGCGGGGAACCTCACCTCTCAGGTGCGCGGCATCGCGGAGGTGACGACGGCGGTCGCCAACGGCGACCTGTCACAGAAGGTCCGGGTGAGCGCGCGCGGCGAGGTCGCCCAGCTCGCCGAGACCATCAACCAGATGACCGAGACGCTCCGCACCTTCGCCGACGAGGTCACGCGGGTGGCCAGCGAGGTCGGCGGCGGGGGCGTGCTCGGCGGACAGGCACAGGTGCCGGGTGCCGCGGGCACGTGGAAGGACCTCACCGACTCGGTGAACACCGTCTTCCGCAACCTGACGACCCAGGTGCGCGACATCGCGCAGGTGACGACCGCGGTGGCCAGCGGTGACATGACGCAGAAGGTCACGGTCGACGTGGCCGGCGAGATGCTGGAGCTGAAGAACACCGTCAACACGATGGTGGACCAGCTCCAGTCCTTCGGTTCGGAAGTGACCCGGGTGGCCCGGGAGGTCGGCGTCGAGGGCCGGCTGGGCGGCCAGGCCGAGGTGCCCGGTGCGGCCGGTACCTGGAAGGACCTCACGGACTCCGTCAACACGGCGTTCCGGAACCTGACGGGTCAGGTGCGGGACATCGCGCAGGTGACGACCGCGGTCGCCAACGGCGACCTGTCGCAGAAGGTCACCGTCGATGTCGCGGGCGAGATGCTGGAGCTGAAGAACACCGTCAACACGATGGTGGCGCAGCTGTCGTCCTTCGCCGACCAGGTGACACGGATGGCGCGGGACGTGGGCACGGAGGGCCGTCTCGGCGGTCAGGCACGGGTCGACGGAGTCTCCGGTACGTGGAAGGAGCTCACCGACTCCGTCAACTTCATGGCGGGGAACCTGACCTCCCAGGTGCGCCAGATCGCCCAGGTGACCACGGCGGTGGCCCGGGGTGACCTGTCGCAGAAGATCGACGTGGACGCGCGCGGCGAGATCCTGGAGCTGAAGAACACCATCAACACGATGGTCGACCAGCTCTCCGCCTTCGCGGAGCAGGTGACCCGGGTGGCCCGCGAGGTGGGCACGGACGGGCGGCTCGGCGGCCAGGCCCAGGTGCCCGGCGTGGCCGGTGTGTGGCGCGATCTGACCGACTCGGTGAACGGCATGGCGGGGAACCTCACCGCTCAGGTCCGTAACATCGCGCAGGTCGCCACCGCGGTGGCGCGCGGTGACCTGTCGCAGAAGATCGACGTGGACGCGCGCGGTGAGATCCTGGAGCTGAAGAACACCCTCAACACGATGGTCGACCAGCTCTCGAACTTCGCGGAGCAGGTGACCAGGGTCGCCCGCGAGGTGGGTACGGAAGGCATCCTCGGCGGTCAGGCCGAGGTGCAGGGCGTCTCCGGTACGTGGAAGGACCTCACGCAGTCCGTCAACGGCATGGCGAACAACCTGACCCTTCAGGTCCGCAACATCGCCGAGGTCACCACCGCCGTGGCCAAGGGCGATCTCTCCAAGAAGATCACCGTCGACGCCAAGGGCGAGATCCTCGAACTGGTGACGACCGTCAACACGATGGTCGACCAGCTGATGAACTTCGGTGACGAGGTGACGCGAGTCGCTCGTGAGGTGGGTACCGAGGGCATCCTCGGTGGCCAGGCCCGGGTGCGCGGTGCCACGGGCATCTGGAAGGACCTCAGCGAGAACGTCAACCTGATGGCCAACAACCTGACCAGCCAGGTGCGGAACATCTCCCGGGTCTCGTCCGCGGTCGCCAACGGCGATCTGACGAAGAAGGTCACCGTCGAGGCACGCGGCGAGGTCGCCGAGCTCGCCGACACCGTCAACACGATGGTGACGACCCTGTCCTCGTTCGCCGACGAGGTGACCCGGGTCGCCCGCGAGGTGGGCACGGAGGGCGAGCTGGGCGGCCAGGCACGGGTCCCCGGGGTCGCCGGTACCTGGAAGGACCTCACCGAGTCCGTGAACTCGATGGCGTCCAACCTGACCGGTCAGGTGCGCCAGATCGCCACCGTCACGACGGCGATCGCGAAGGGCGATCTCACCAAGAAGATCGACATCGATGCCCGCGGTGAGATCCAGGAACTGAAGAACACCATCAACACGATGGTCGATCAGCTGTCCTCCTTCGCGGAGCAGGTGACGCGGGTGGCCCGCGAGGTGGGTACCGAGGGGCAGCTGGGCGGCCAGGCACGGGTGCGGGACGTCGACGGCACCTGGCGCGACCTCACCGAGTCGGTGAACGAGATGGCCGGAAACCTGACCCGCCAGGTGCGTGCCATCGCGGCCGTCGCCACCGCGGTGACCCGCGGCGATCTCAATCTGAAGATCGATGTGGACGCGGCCGGTGAGATCCAGGCCCTGCAGGACAACATCAACACGATGATCGCCAACCTGCGTGACACCACGGCCACCAACAAGGAGCAGGACTGGCTCAAGGGCAACCTCGCCCGGATCTCCGGTCTGATGCAGGGGCGGCGCGATCTCGACGACGTGGCCTCGCTGATCATGAGCGAGCTGACCCCGGTCGTGTCCGCGCAGCACGGCGCCTTCTTCCTGGCCATGGCGACCGGCGAGACCGATGCGCTGGGCGCGGAGGGCGACCGGGAGGGCGCGTACGTGCTCCGGATGCGGGGCAGCTACGGCTACTCCGCCGGCTCCATGCCGACGTCCTTCCGGCCCGGTGAGACGCTCATCGGCACGGCCGCGGAGGAGAAGCGGACGATCCAGGTGGACAACGTGCCGCCGGGCTATCTGAAGATCTCCTCGGGCCTCGGAGAGGCGCCGCCCGCGCATGTGATCGTGCTGCCGGTGCTCTTCGAGGGGAAGGTCCTCGGAGTGATCGAACTGGCCTCGTTCCAGCCGTTCACGCATATCCAGCGGGACTTCCTCAACCAGCTCGCCGAGATGATCGCCACGAGCGTCAACACCATCAGCGTCAACACGACGACCGAGAAGCTGCTGGAGCAGTCGCAGGAGCTGACCGAGCAATTGCGCGACCGGTCGCAGGAGTTGGAGAACCGCCAGAAAGCCCTCCAGGCGTCCAACGCGGAACTGGAGGAGAAGGCCGAGCTGCTGGCCCAGCAGAACCGCGACATCGAGGTCAAGAACACCGAGATCGAAGAGGCGCGCCAGGTCCTGGAGGAGCGCGCCGAACAGCTCGCGGTCTCGATGCGCTACAAGTCGGAGTTCCTGGCCAACATGTCGCACGAGCTGCGTACGCCGCTCAACTCGCTGCTCATTCTGGCCAAATTGCTGGCGGACAACGCCGAGGGCAATCTGTCACCGAAGCAGGTGGAATTCGCCGAGACGATCCACGGCGCGGGGTCCGATCTGCTGCAGCTGATCAACGACATCCTCGACCTGTCGAAGGTCGAGGCGGGCAAGATGGACGTCAGCCCGACCCGGATCGCGCTGGTTCAGCTGGTCGACTACGTAGAGGCGACCTTCCGGCCCCTCACCGCGGAAAAGGGGCTGGATTTCTCCGTACGGGTGTCACCGGAACTGCCGGCCACGCTGCACACCGACGAACAGCGGCTGCTCCAGGTGCTGCGCAATCTGCTCTCCAACGCGGTGAAGTTCACCGACAGCGGCGCTGTCGAGCTGGTGATCCGGCATGCGGGGGCGGAGGTGCCGAACGCCATCCGTGAACAGTTGCTGGAGGCGGGTTCGCTGCGTGACGCCGACGCCGATCTGATCGCGTTCTCGGTGACCGACACCGGAATCGGGATCGCGTCCAGCAAGATGCTGGTGATCTTCGAGGCGTTCAAGCAGGCGGACGGCACGACCAGCCGCAAGTACGGCGGTACGGGCCTGGGCCTCTCCATCAGCCGGGAGATCGCCCGGCTGCTGGGCGGTGAGATCCATGCGGCGAGTGAGCCCGGCCGGGGCTCGACGTTCACGCTGTACCTGCCGCTGCACCCGAGTGAACTCCCGCCGCAGGGCTACCCGCAGATCGGCCCCGGGCCCATCGAGGCGCACGGTGCCGCGGTCGAGAGCGGGCGGCTGCCAGAGGCCGGACAGGGGCTCGGAGAGAGCTTCCAGGGCTTCGGACGGGGAACGGGCCAGCAGGGGAGCGGACACGATCAGAGCGGCACGGCAGAGCTGTTCCGGCGTCGGCGCAAGGCGCTGGGCGGCACCGGACAGCAGCCCGCGCTGCCTGCCCCCTCGGCGGCCCGTAGCGGTCCGCAGGAGCCGTGGACGCCTGCTGTCCAGGAGGAGCCCGAGGTCCGCAGGACGTTCCGCTTCAGCGGCGAGAAGGTGCTGATCGTCGACGACGACATCCGTAACGTCTTCGCGCTCACCAGCGTGCTGGAGCAGCACGGGCTGTCGGTTCTGTACGCGGAGAACGGGCGCGAGGGGATCGAAGTCCTGGAGCAGCACGACGATGTGACGGTCGTACTGATGGACATCATGATGCCGGAGATGGACGGCTATGCGACGACTTCGGCGATCCGTAGGATGCCGCAGTTCGCCGGGCTGCCGATCGTCGCGCTGACGGCCAAGGCGATGAAGGGCGACCGGGAGAAGGCGATCGAGTCCGGCGCATCCGACTACGTCACCAAGCCGGTCGACCCTGATCATCTTCTTTCCGTTATGGAGGGATGGATGCGCGGAGAGTGA
- a CDS encoding ribonuclease J, which translates to MSHPHPELGTPPKLPKGALRVTPLGGLGEIGRNMTVFEYGGRLLIVDCGVLFPEEEQPGIDLILPDFTTIRDRLDDIEGIVLTHGHEDHIGGVPYLLRLKADIPLIGSKLTLALIEAKLQEHRIRPYTLEVTEGQRERIGVFDCEFIAVNHSIPDALAVAIRTPAGMAVATGDFKMDQLPLDGRLTDLHAFARLSEEGIDLLLSDSTNAEVPGFVPPERDISNVLRTVFANAQKRIIVASFASHVHRIQQILDAAHEYGRRVAFVGRSMVRNMGIARDLGYLKVPAGLVVDVKTLDDLPDDEVVLVCTGSQGEPMAALSRMANRDHQIRIVQGDTVILASSLIPGNENAVYRVINGLTRWGANVIHKGNAKVHVSGHASAGELLYFYNICKPKNLMPVHGEWRHLRANAELGALTGVPKDHIVIAEDGVVVDLIDGKAKIVGKVQAGYVYVDGLSVGDVTETSLKDRRILGDEGIISVFIVVDSSSGKIVGGPHIQARGSGIDDSAFSAVVPKVQDALNKSAQDGVMEPHQLQQLVRRTVGKWVSDTYRRRPMILPVVVEV; encoded by the coding sequence TTGAGTCATCCGCATCCTGAACTCGGCACCCCGCCGAAGCTCCCGAAGGGCGCCCTTCGGGTCACCCCGCTGGGCGGCCTCGGCGAAATCGGCCGCAACATGACGGTCTTCGAGTACGGCGGCCGCCTGCTCATCGTCGACTGCGGCGTGCTCTTCCCGGAGGAGGAGCAGCCCGGAATCGACCTGATCCTTCCGGACTTCACGACGATCCGGGACCGTCTCGACGACATCGAGGGCATCGTCCTCACGCACGGCCACGAGGACCACATCGGTGGTGTCCCGTATCTGCTGCGTCTGAAGGCGGACATCCCGCTGATCGGCTCCAAGCTGACCCTCGCACTCATCGAGGCGAAGCTCCAGGAGCACCGCATCCGTCCGTACACCCTTGAGGTCACGGAGGGCCAGCGCGAGCGCATCGGCGTCTTCGACTGCGAGTTCATCGCGGTCAACCACTCCATCCCGGACGCTCTCGCGGTCGCCATCCGCACTCCTGCGGGCATGGCCGTCGCCACCGGTGACTTCAAGATGGACCAGCTGCCGCTGGACGGCCGCCTCACCGACCTGCACGCCTTCGCGCGGCTGAGTGAGGAGGGCATCGACCTGCTGCTCTCCGACTCGACCAACGCGGAGGTCCCCGGCTTCGTACCGCCCGAGCGGGACATCTCGAACGTCCTGCGCACGGTCTTCGCCAATGCCCAGAAGCGGATCATCGTGGCGAGCTTCGCCAGCCACGTGCACCGCATCCAGCAGATCCTCGACGCGGCCCACGAATACGGCCGCAGGGTCGCCTTCGTCGGACGGTCGATGGTCCGGAACATGGGCATCGCCCGTGATCTGGGCTATCTGAAGGTTCCCGCGGGCCTGGTCGTCGACGTCAAGACCCTCGACGACCTGCCGGACGACGAGGTCGTGCTGGTCTGCACGGGTTCGCAGGGCGAGCCCATGGCAGCCCTGTCCCGGATGGCCAACCGCGACCATCAGATCCGGATCGTCCAGGGTGACACGGTCATCCTGGCGTCGTCGCTGATCCCCGGCAACGAGAACGCGGTCTACCGCGTGATCAACGGTCTGACCCGCTGGGGCGCCAACGTCATCCACAAGGGCAACGCCAAGGTCCACGTCTCCGGCCACGCCTCGGCCGGCGAGCTGCTGTACTTCTACAACATCTGCAAGCCGAAGAACCTGATGCCGGTCCACGGCGAATGGCGCCACCTCAGGGCCAATGCCGAACTGGGCGCCCTCACCGGCGTACCGAAGGACCACATCGTCATCGCCGAGGACGGCGTGGTCGTCGACCTGATCGACGGCAAGGCCAAGATCGTCGGCAAGGTCCAGGCGGGCTATGTGTACGTGGACGGCCTCTCGGTCGGCGACGTCACCGAGACCTCTCTCAAGGACCGCCGCATCCTCGGTGACGAGGGCATCATCTCCGTGTTCATCGTGGTCGACAGCTCCTCCGGCAAGATCGTGGGCGGCCCCCACATCCAGGCCCGGGGCTCCGGCATCGACGACTCGGCCTTCAGCGCGGTCGTACCGAAGGTCCAGGACGCACTCAACAAGTCGGCCCAGGACGGCGTGATGGAGCCGCACCAGCTCCAGCAGCTGGTCCGCCGCACGGTGGGCAAGTGGGTCTCCGACACCTACCGCCGGCGTCCGATGATCCTTCCCGTCGTCGTCGAGGTCTGA
- the dapA gene encoding 4-hydroxy-tetrahydrodipicolinate synthase has protein sequence MAPISTPQTPFGRVLTAMVTPFTADGALDLDGAQRLATHLVDAGNDGLIVNGTTGESPTTSDAEKDQLVRAVLDAVGDRAHVVAGIGTNDTRHSVELARTAERTGAHGLLAVTPYYNKPPQEGLLRHFTAIADTTGLPVMLYDIPGRSGVPIDTETLVRLAEHPRIVANKDAKGDLGRASWAIAQSGLAWYSGDDMLNLPLLSVGAVGLVSVVGHVVTPDLRALVEAFLGGDVQKATEIHQKLLPVFTGMFRTQGVITTKAALTLQGLPAGPLRLPLVELSAHETAQLKIDLAAGGVQL, from the coding sequence ATGGCTCCGATCTCCACTCCGCAGACCCCCTTCGGGCGGGTCCTCACCGCTATGGTCACGCCCTTCACGGCGGACGGCGCACTCGACCTCGACGGCGCACAGCGGCTCGCCACCCATCTGGTGGACGCAGGCAACGACGGCCTGATCGTCAACGGCACCACCGGCGAGTCCCCGACCACCAGCGACGCGGAGAAAGACCAGCTCGTAAGGGCTGTGCTGGATGCAGTGGGAGACCGGGCGCACGTGGTCGCCGGCATCGGGACCAACGACACCCGCCACAGCGTCGAGCTCGCCCGCACGGCCGAGCGAACCGGCGCTCACGGCCTCCTCGCGGTGACGCCGTACTACAACAAGCCTCCGCAGGAGGGCCTGCTGCGGCACTTCACGGCGATCGCGGACACCACCGGCCTGCCGGTGATGCTCTACGACATCCCCGGCCGCAGTGGTGTGCCGATCGACACGGAGACGCTCGTGCGGCTCGCGGAGCACCCGCGCATCGTGGCCAACAAGGACGCCAAGGGCGACCTCGGCCGCGCCAGCTGGGCCATCGCCCAGTCGGGCCTCGCCTGGTACTCCGGCGACGACATGCTGAACCTCCCGCTCCTCTCGGTCGGCGCGGTCGGCCTCGTCTCCGTCGTCGGCCATGTCGTCACCCCGGACCTGCGGGCTCTCGTCGAGGCGTTCCTGGGCGGTGACGTCCAGAAGGCCACGGAGATCCACCAGAAGCTGCTGCCCGTCTTCACCGGCATGTTCCGTACCCAGGGTGTGATCACCACCAAGGCCGCACTGACCCTCCAGGGTCTCCCCGCGGGCCCGCTGCGGCTCCCCCTGGTGGAACTCTCCGCACACGAAACGGCGCAGCTCAAGATCGATCTCGCCGCCGGTGGGGTACAGCTGTAA